Part of the Limihaloglobus sulfuriphilus genome is shown below.
TCGCCGGAGTCGCAGGGGCGTTTGTTACGATGCTTCTGGTGTGGCTCTTGGCTAAGCTGATCCGCTCAGATACAAAAAACATAGTTTAGCCGGTTAATGCCAATCAAATGCATCACGCCCATATAGATAAATACGCCAACCAGTCCTCGCATGTGCATAAGATTGATGCGCGTTTGAAGCTGTTGGCAGTTGTTCTTTTTACGGTTCTTACCGTTACCGTCTCAATTAACAAACTTCCTTCACTGGCGTGGTACGCTTTGTTTCCTTTTTTACTGTTGGTTATCGGCAGGATACCGATTAAATTCGTGCTAAAACAGGTGATTCTTGTAAGCCCCGTTATACTTGTTTTCGGTTTCAGCTGTGTTATTTTTGAACGGGAACCGGTATATGTTTCTTTTGGGCCCTTTTCCGGTGAAATTGCCTTGGGCTGGGTTCGGTTTTTGAGTATAGCGTGTAAGTTCACCATATCCGCGGCGGCTTTAATAGCACTTG
Proteins encoded:
- the cbiQ gene encoding cobalt ECF transporter T component CbiQ — protein: MHHAHIDKYANQSSHVHKIDARLKLLAVVLFTVLTVTVSINKLPSLAWYALFPFLLLVIGRIPIKFVLKQVILVSPVILVFGFSCVIFEREPVYVSFGPFSGEIALGWVRFLSIACKFTISAAALIALVSTTRFYDLLAAMQKLGVPKMLVLQLGFLYRYIFLLIDKAGRMMRARSARKLCTFGFLYELRLAGSMIGSMFVSSIDMAERAGIAMEARGFTGTVHTLNTLRLKAVDAVFGFLVIVYFSLLLVIF